The following proteins come from a genomic window of Bacteroidales bacterium:
- a CDS encoding GH3 auxin-responsive promoter family protein, whose product MPILNSFISWLMKKRIHQIELFMKYPDEVQAEWFRRLTSAAKDTEWGIKYDYKSITKPDIFKERIPIQDYDSLKPYIDRLRKGEQNLLWHSDIKWFAKSSGTTNDKSKFIPVSEEALEECHFKGGKDLLSIYCNNYPNTQIFAGKGLALGGSHQISDFNNASYYGDLSAIIIQNLPFWIEFIRVPNIAIALMDEWENKIEKMANATINADVTNIAGVPSWTLVLLKHILEVSGKKNILEIWPNLEVFIHGGVNFNPYREQFRKIIPSEKMCYLDTYNASEGFFGIQDKPDSDEMLLMLDYGVYYEFLPLSELNKKFPKTLSLEEVKLNENYALVISTNAGLWRYNIGDTIKFTSLNPFRIQISGRTKSFINAFGEELMVDNAEKALSIACEKTGALIREYTAAPVYFSDNNNGAHEWLIEFENEPDNIEYFNEILDNALKSLNSDYEAKRYNNLALGKPIIKAVPQNTFYNWLKTKGKLGGQNKVPRLSNERKHVDEISEIIDKKK is encoded by the coding sequence ATGCCCATTCTGAATTCTTTCATATCGTGGTTGATGAAAAAAAGAATACATCAGATTGAACTTTTCATGAAATATCCAGATGAAGTTCAGGCGGAATGGTTCAGGCGACTTACAAGTGCCGCAAAAGATACCGAATGGGGAATAAAATACGATTACAAATCAATCACAAAACCCGATATTTTTAAAGAAAGAATTCCAATTCAGGATTATGATTCTCTGAAACCATACATTGACCGCCTTCGTAAGGGCGAACAAAATTTATTATGGCATTCCGATATAAAATGGTTTGCAAAATCTTCTGGAACTACAAATGATAAAAGTAAATTCATACCTGTAAGCGAGGAAGCCCTTGAAGAATGTCATTTTAAAGGAGGCAAGGATTTACTTTCAATTTATTGTAATAATTATCCAAATACGCAGATATTTGCAGGCAAAGGATTAGCTCTTGGCGGCAGCCATCAGATAAGCGATTTTAATAATGCATCTTATTATGGTGATTTGTCTGCCATCATAATTCAAAATCTGCCTTTCTGGATTGAGTTTATCAGAGTTCCCAATATTGCAATTGCTTTGATGGATGAATGGGAAAACAAAATTGAAAAAATGGCAAATGCAACAATAAATGCTGACGTAACAAATATTGCCGGTGTGCCATCATGGACTCTAGTTTTGCTGAAGCATATATTGGAAGTTTCAGGGAAAAAAAATATTCTGGAAATATGGCCTAATCTCGAAGTATTTATTCACGGAGGAGTTAATTTCAATCCTTACAGAGAACAATTCAGAAAAATAATCCCATCGGAAAAAATGTGTTACCTCGATACTTATAATGCTTCGGAAGGATTTTTTGGAATACAAGACAAGCCGGATTCCGATGAAATGCTTTTGATGCTTGATTATGGAGTATATTACGAATTTCTACCTTTGAGCGAATTGAATAAAAAATTTCCAAAAACTTTATCACTCGAAGAAGTGAAATTAAATGAAAATTATGCCCTTGTAATATCAACTAATGCGGGGTTATGGCGTTATAATATCGGTGATACAATAAAATTTACATCTTTAAATCCGTTCAGAATTCAAATTTCCGGAAGAACAAAAAGCTTTATTAATGCTTTTGGTGAAGAACTTATGGTTGATAATGCCGAAAAAGCATTATCCATTGCATGTGAAAAAACCGGTGCATTGATAAGAGAATATACTGCCGCACCTGTTTATTTCAGCGATAATAACAACGGAGCACATGAGTGGCTTATTGAATTTGAAAATGAACCCGACAATATTGAATACTTTAATGAAATACTTGATAATGCTTTAAAATCGCTGAACTCCGATTATGAAGCCAAACGATATAATAATCTTGCATTAGGTAAACCAATAATTAAAGCTGTTCCCCAAAATACATTTTATAACTGGCTTAAAACAAAAGGAAAACTCGGCGGACAAAATAAAGTGCCCCGATTGTCAAACGAAAGAAAGCATGTTGATGAAATATCTGAAATTATTGATAAAAAGAAATAA
- the aroQ gene encoding type II 3-dehydroquinate dehydratase, producing the protein MRLIIINGPNLNLLGKREKSIYGEKSFEEYFKQLKKKYKNISIEYFQSNVEGEIINKLHDTGFSYNGIILNAGGYTHTSVAIADAVASITAPVVEVHISNIYAREEFRKNSLLSAKCKGVITGFGLDSYRLAVEFFFKNKK; encoded by the coding sequence ATGAGATTAATAATAATCAACGGACCTAATCTTAATTTACTCGGAAAAAGAGAAAAATCAATATACGGAGAAAAATCTTTCGAGGAGTACTTCAAACAATTGAAAAAAAAATATAAAAATATTTCCATTGAATATTTTCAGTCGAATGTGGAAGGAGAAATAATAAATAAACTTCATGATACAGGTTTTTCATATAATGGAATAATTTTAAATGCAGGTGGATATACTCATACTTCAGTTGCTATTGCAGATGCTGTTGCTTCTATAACTGCACCGGTTGTTGAAGTTCATATTTCAAATATTTATGCGCGCGAAGAATTCCGAAAAAATTCTCTGCTCTCTGCAAAATGCAAGGGTGTAATTACAGGCTTCGGGCTCGATTCGTACCGCCTCGCAGTTGAATTTTTTTTTAAAAATAAAAAATAA
- the cdaA gene encoding diadenylate cyclase CdaA — protein sequence MLTNIIDFKNIHFVDVIDIILVIFLLYQLYRVIKGTAAVNIFIGIIAVYAIWQVVDYFKLKLLSNILGAFLGVGVLALIIVFQPEIRQFLLLIGKPKFFIKGTKKSILGAGIYNIIKGQDIVEIVNACKNMIHSKTGALIVIAEKSPLTTYIESGEVIEARISTKAIESIFFKNNPLHDGAIIISDGKMMAAKCILPITDNPAFPSEFGLRHKSAAGITEKLDAVAIVVSEQTGFISFVKEGKMDYNISLFKLKQILRNEFKA from the coding sequence ATGCTTACTAACATTATTGATTTTAAAAACATTCATTTTGTTGATGTAATCGACATTATTCTGGTAATTTTTTTATTATATCAACTTTACAGGGTGATTAAGGGAACTGCAGCGGTGAATATTTTTATAGGCATAATAGCCGTTTATGCAATTTGGCAGGTTGTTGATTATTTTAAATTAAAATTATTAAGTAATATTCTGGGGGCTTTTCTTGGTGTGGGTGTTCTTGCCTTGATAATTGTTTTTCAGCCCGAAATAAGACAGTTTTTACTGTTAATAGGGAAACCTAAATTTTTTATTAAAGGAACGAAGAAAAGTATTCTTGGTGCCGGAATCTATAATATAATCAAGGGGCAGGATATAGTTGAAATAGTTAATGCATGCAAAAACATGATACATTCCAAAACGGGAGCATTGATTGTTATTGCCGAAAAATCACCCCTTACGACATACATTGAATCGGGCGAAGTTATTGAAGCGAGAATTTCAACTAAAGCAATAGAAAGTATTTTTTTCAAGAATAATCCACTCCATGACGGTGCAATTATTATCAGCGATGGAAAAATGATGGCTGCAAAATGTATTTTGCCTATTACCGATAACCCTGCATTTCCTTCAGAATTCGGATTAAGACATAAGTCGGCAGCCGGAATAACCGAAAAATTGGATGCTGTGGCCATTGTTGTTTCGGAACAAACGGGATTTATTTCTTTTGTGAAAGAAGGTAAAATGGATTATAATATTAGCCTTTTTAAATTAAAACAAATTCTAAGAAACGAATTTAAGGCATGA
- a CDS encoding cupin domain-containing protein produces the protein MQMQIHKPTPQEIEKTKNWGTWSKEPSVFEWEYDTKETCLILEGNAEVTDKEGNKIQFGPGDWVVFEKGLKCTWKIKKAIKKKYNFG, from the coding sequence ATGCAAATGCAAATTCACAAACCAACCCCACAGGAAATTGAAAAAACAAAAAACTGGGGAACATGGAGCAAAGAACCTTCTGTATTTGAATGGGAATATGATACAAAGGAAACATGCTTAATTCTTGAAGGTAATGCCGAAGTTACCGATAAAGAAGGAAACAAAATTCAGTTCGGACCCGGCGATTGGGTTGTTTTTGAAAAAGGACTGAAATGTACGTGGAAAATAAAAAAGGCAATAAAAAAGAAATATAACTTTGGTTGA
- a CDS encoding acyl carrier protein has product MTAQEVLTQLTPIFIDILDNKNIALKPETTAKDIEEWDSITYIQLIVAIEKHFKIKFTSIEVSNFKNVGEMCETIIKRLKK; this is encoded by the coding sequence ATGACTGCTCAAGAAGTTTTAACCCAACTAACACCTATTTTTATTGATATTCTCGATAATAAAAACATTGCATTAAAACCCGAAACAACGGCAAAAGATATTGAAGAATGGGACTCTATTACATACATTCAGCTTATTGTTGCAATTGAAAAACATTTTAAAATAAAATTCACTTCAATTGAAGTTTCGAATTTTAAAAATGTTGGGGAAATGTGTGAAACGATAATTAAAAGATTAAAAAAATGA
- a CDS encoding MBOAT family O-acyltransferase, whose amino-acid sequence MLFNSIQFAIFFPVVVGIYFLIPKRFRWLFLLVASYFFYINLKAKYALILAFITLINYSSGLLIEKNNKLYIRKIYLVISLALSLAPLFFFKYLNFFNYNIWTLFQSGNLNYSTFNFIIPVGISFYTFIAIGYSIDVYRGSRNAEKNLGYFALYVSFFPQLLAGPIAKSNSLLPQFHSFPDFDYKRIADGLKLMAWGFFKKLIIADRLAIIVNEVYASPSQYHGFPLIITTYFYAFQVYCDFSGYSNIAIGAAKILGFELDINFNQPYMSRNITEFWRRWHITLGNWIRDYVYTPLSFSTRNLGMLGIYFSLIITFILVGLWHGAGWTYIAFGLLHGLALAFEAMTRKFRKKISKKINSGLYNFISIFITFNYVVLSYIFFRANTFDNALQILKNIFDFHLSQINTHLFADFGVGPAELFLSIFFIIILEIFHFIQRQHIISSYISSKPAWLRWGIYYSLILVIVYFGMFNKSNFIYFYF is encoded by the coding sequence ATGTTATTTAATTCAATACAGTTTGCAATATTTTTCCCCGTTGTTGTTGGAATATATTTCTTAATTCCTAAACGATTCAGATGGCTCTTTTTACTTGTTGCAAGTTATTTTTTCTATATAAATCTTAAAGCAAAATATGCGTTAATTCTCGCTTTTATTACTTTGATAAACTACTCTTCGGGATTATTGATAGAAAAAAACAATAAATTATATATAAGGAAAATTTATCTTGTTATAAGTTTGGCTTTAAGTTTAGCTCCCCTTTTCTTTTTCAAGTATCTGAATTTTTTCAATTATAATATCTGGACATTATTTCAATCTGGAAACTTAAATTACAGCACATTTAATTTTATTATTCCTGTTGGGATTTCGTTTTATACATTTATTGCTATTGGCTACAGCATTGATGTTTATCGCGGCTCGCGAAATGCCGAAAAAAATCTCGGTTATTTTGCTTTATATGTGTCGTTTTTTCCTCAGTTATTAGCCGGACCTATTGCAAAATCAAACTCTTTGCTTCCGCAGTTTCATAGTTTCCCCGATTTTGATTACAAAAGAATTGCAGACGGTTTAAAATTAATGGCATGGGGGTTTTTCAAAAAGCTCATTATTGCCGACAGATTGGCAATTATAGTAAATGAAGTTTATGCAAGTCCTTCCCAATATCATGGCTTTCCTTTGATTATTACAACTTACTTTTACGCATTTCAGGTTTATTGTGATTTTTCGGGATATTCAAATATAGCTATCGGTGCCGCAAAAATTCTGGGTTTTGAACTTGATATAAATTTCAACCAACCTTATATGAGTCGCAACATTACTGAATTTTGGCGCAGATGGCATATCACTCTCGGTAATTGGATAAGAGATTATGTTTATACTCCGCTATCTTTCAGCACCCGCAATCTTGGGATGTTGGGAATTTATTTTTCGCTGATTATAACATTTATTCTTGTCGGCTTGTGGCACGGCGCCGGATGGACATATATTGCTTTTGGCTTGCTGCACGGATTAGCTCTTGCATTTGAAGCAATGACAAGAAAATTTCGAAAGAAAATTTCAAAGAAAATTAATTCCGGTTTATATAATTTCATCAGTATTTTCATAACTTTTAATTATGTTGTTTTATCATATATATTTTTCAGAGCAAATACATTTGACAATGCATTGCAGATATTAAAAAATATCTTTGATTTCCACCTTTCACAAATCAATACCCATTTGTTTGCCGACTTTGGCGTTGGTCCGGCTGAATTATTTTTATCAATTTTCTTCATAATAATATTAGAAATATTTCATTTCATTCAGCGACAACATATCATCAGCAGTTATATTTCTTCGAAACCTGCATGGCTGCGATGGGGAATATACTATTCGCTAATTCTCGTTATTGTTTATTTCGGAATGTTTAATAAAAGTAATTTTATTTATTTTTATTTTTAA
- the metG gene encoding methionine--tRNA ligase: protein MGNKFKRYTVTSALPYANGPVHIGHLAGVYVPADIYARYLRLKGEDVVFIGGSDEHGVPITIKAKQEGVSPQQIVDKYHEIIKKSFEEFGISFDIYSRTSNKIHHETASGFFKTLYDKNIFIEKNTEQYYDEEAKQFLADRYITGTCPHCNNEKAYGDQCEKCGTSLNATDLVNPKSVLSGNQPVLKETKHWFLPLDKYETFLRKWILEEHKEDWKINVLGQCKSWLDTGLQPRAVTRDLDWGVKVPLKEAEGKVLYVWFDAPIGYISATKEWAEKNNKDWKIYWKDKETKLVHFIGKDNIVFHCIVFPTMLHAEATYILPDNVPANEFMNLEGDKISTSRNWAVWLHEYLKEFPNKQDVLRYALTANAPDTKDSDFTWKDFQTRNNSELVAILGNFVNRVLVLTQKYFNGIVPEIQGKTDYDDEIIASINIQKEKIEKNIENYKLREALKDLMDLARAGNKYLADTEPWKLIKTDENRVKTILNISLQLTANLSALMEPFLPFTAEKIRKILNIERVKWENTGRNDLLQNGHSLNKPELLFEQIEDDAINAQIQKLQNTKKMNEENIISSQADLPPQKANIEYDDFAKIDIRVGTIIAAEKVAKTKKLIKLTIDTGIDKRTVVSGIAEYYEPENIIGKQVSILVNLQPKELKGITSQGMILMAENTKGELCFVSPTNKFDDGSIVK from the coding sequence ATGGGAAATAAATTTAAACGATATACTGTAACCTCAGCTTTGCCTTATGCAAACGGACCTGTGCATATCGGGCATTTAGCGGGAGTTTATGTGCCTGCCGATATTTATGCAAGATATTTGCGTTTGAAAGGCGAAGACGTTGTTTTCATCGGCGGCTCGGATGAACATGGCGTTCCGATTACTATTAAAGCGAAACAGGAAGGCGTATCGCCTCAGCAAATAGTTGATAAATATCATGAAATTATAAAAAAATCATTTGAAGAATTTGGAATATCGTTCGATATTTATTCGCGAACTTCAAACAAAATACATCACGAAACTGCTTCTGGGTTTTTTAAAACTCTTTATGATAAAAATATTTTTATTGAAAAAAATACAGAGCAATATTACGATGAAGAAGCAAAACAATTTTTAGCCGACAGATATATTACGGGCACTTGTCCGCATTGCAATAATGAAAAAGCTTATGGTGACCAGTGTGAAAAATGCGGTACATCACTGAATGCAACTGATTTGGTAAATCCAAAATCAGTATTAAGTGGAAATCAACCCGTGTTAAAAGAAACAAAACATTGGTTTTTGCCACTTGATAAATATGAAACTTTTTTGAGGAAATGGATACTTGAAGAACATAAAGAAGATTGGAAAATAAATGTTTTGGGACAATGCAAGTCATGGCTTGATACGGGTTTGCAGCCAAGAGCCGTTACACGCGATTTGGATTGGGGCGTAAAAGTTCCTCTCAAAGAAGCTGAAGGGAAAGTTCTATATGTATGGTTTGACGCACCAATCGGATATATTTCAGCAACAAAAGAATGGGCTGAAAAAAATAATAAAGATTGGAAAATATATTGGAAAGATAAAGAAACAAAGCTTGTTCATTTTATCGGAAAAGATAATATTGTTTTTCATTGCATTGTTTTTCCGACGATGCTGCATGCTGAAGCAACTTATATTTTACCCGACAATGTTCCAGCAAATGAATTTATGAATCTTGAAGGTGATAAGATTTCAACATCGCGAAACTGGGCAGTTTGGCTGCATGAATATTTAAAAGAATTTCCAAACAAACAGGATGTTTTGAGATACGCATTAACAGCAAATGCACCTGATACAAAGGACAGCGACTTTACATGGAAAGATTTTCAAACGAGAAACAACAGTGAATTGGTTGCTATTCTTGGCAACTTTGTTAATCGCGTTTTAGTTCTTACACAAAAATATTTTAATGGTATTGTTCCGGAAATACAGGGAAAAACTGATTACGATGATGAAATTATAGCATCAATAAATATTCAAAAAGAAAAAATTGAAAAAAATATTGAAAATTATAAACTTCGTGAAGCCCTCAAAGATTTGATGGATTTGGCAAGAGCAGGAAATAAATATCTTGCTGACACCGAACCTTGGAAACTTATTAAAACAGATGAAAACAGAGTAAAAACAATTTTAAATATTTCTCTTCAGCTTACAGCAAATCTTTCAGCTCTCATGGAGCCGTTCTTGCCTTTTACTGCTGAAAAAATCAGGAAAATACTGAACATTGAAAGGGTAAAATGGGAAAATACCGGAAGAAACGATTTATTGCAAAACGGACATTCATTGAATAAACCCGAATTGCTTTTTGAACAAATAGAAGATGATGCAATAAATGCACAAATTCAAAAACTTCAAAACACTAAAAAAATGAACGAAGAAAATATTATTTCGTCGCAAGCTGATTTGCCGCCCCAAAAAGCAAATATCGAATATGATGATTTTGCAAAAATTGATATTCGTGTTGGAACTATTATTGCCGCCGAAAAAGTTGCAAAAACAAAAAAACTTATAAAACTTACAATAGATACAGGCATTGATAAAAGAACTGTAGTTTCGGGCATTGCCGAATATTATGAACCTGAAAATATTATTGGAAAACAGGTAAGCATTTTAGTTAATTTACAACCTAAAGAACTAAAAGGAATAACGTCGCAGGGAATGATTTTAATGGCAGAAAATACTAAAGGTGAGCTTTGCTTTGTGTCGCCAACAAATAAATTTGATGATGGAAGTATTGTAAAATAA
- the nth gene encoding endonuclease III: MQKKEIYKKFIEYFSKHLPEAETELEYVNPFQLLVATILSAQCTDKRVNMITPELFKKFPAAEKLAKAKQEDIFKLIKSCSYPNSKAIHLSGMAKMLVSDFNGIVPSNIDDLQKLPGVGRKTANVILAIAFKKPAMPVDTHVFRVSARIGLTADAANPLETEKQLVKSIPQDKLTLAHHWLILHGRYICVARKPKCEECGLTGFCRYYQSKKN; this comes from the coding sequence ATGCAAAAAAAAGAAATATATAAAAAATTTATTGAATACTTCTCAAAACATTTACCTGAAGCAGAAACGGAATTAGAATATGTTAATCCTTTTCAACTTTTAGTAGCCACAATATTATCAGCTCAATGTACTGATAAGCGCGTTAATATGATTACTCCTGAATTATTTAAAAAATTTCCAGCAGCCGAGAAACTTGCAAAAGCAAAACAAGAAGATATTTTTAAATTGATTAAATCGTGCTCATATCCTAATAGTAAGGCAATTCACTTATCGGGAATGGCAAAAATGCTTGTATCAGATTTTAACGGAATAGTTCCATCCAATATTGACGACTTGCAAAAGCTTCCGGGTGTCGGTAGAAAAACAGCAAATGTAATACTTGCAATAGCTTTTAAGAAACCTGCTATGCCTGTCGACACGCATGTTTTCAGAGTATCGGCAAGAATCGGTTTAACAGCAGATGCTGCAAATCCACTTGAAACTGAAAAGCAGCTTGTAAAAAGCATTCCACAGGATAAACTTACTTTAGCTCATCACTGGCTTATTTTGCATGGCAGATATATTTGTGTTGCCCGAAAACCTAAATGCGAAGAATGTGGATTGACGGGATTTTGCAGATATTATCAATCAAAGAAAAATTAA
- a CDS encoding NADH:ubiquinone oxidoreductase has product MPLKEINILGKHGKQFVPDLEMVELTPLFRGRPIIGTNITEEEKNKVISLCPVNAINNSPFCIDMGKCLFCNECHFALPEKINFTNDYKIATNDRSKLIIQAGQDIPIKINPDKIRKEIKSFFKHALKLRQVSAAGDNSTEMELNAAGNVNFDMGRFGIEFVASPRHADGIVITGPISQNMAEPLQICYDAIPEPKLIILAGTDAISSGIFAGSKALNRSFLDKYNIDLYVPGNPPHPLTFINGVLNLMKNKK; this is encoded by the coding sequence ATGCCTTTAAAAGAAATTAATATACTTGGTAAACACGGAAAGCAATTTGTTCCAGATTTGGAAATGGTTGAGTTGACTCCATTATTTAGAGGCAGACCAATAATTGGCACAAACATTACTGAAGAAGAAAAAAACAAAGTGATTTCACTTTGCCCTGTAAATGCAATAAACAATTCGCCTTTCTGTATTGACATGGGTAAATGCTTATTCTGCAATGAATGTCATTTTGCTTTACCCGAAAAAATAAATTTTACAAACGATTATAAAATTGCAACTAATGATAGAAGTAAACTTATAATTCAAGCAGGACAGGATATTCCAATAAAAATCAATCCTGATAAAATAAGAAAAGAAATTAAATCCTTTTTTAAACATGCTTTAAAACTCCGACAAGTTTCTGCTGCAGGAGATAACTCAACTGAAATGGAATTAAATGCAGCCGGAAATGTTAATTTTGATATGGGACGTTTTGGAATTGAATTTGTAGCATCACCACGTCATGCCGATGGAATTGTAATTACCGGACCAATTTCTCAAAACATGGCTGAGCCATTACAAATCTGCTATGATGCAATACCCGAACCAAAACTAATTATTCTTGCAGGTACAGATGCCATAAGTTCAGGAATATTTGCCGGCAGCAAAGCATTGAACAGAAGTTTTCTTGATAAATATAATATTGACCTTTACGTTCCGGGTAATCCTCCGCATCCATTGACATTTATCAATGGGGTTCTGAATTTAATGAAAAACAAAAAATAA
- a CDS encoding NADH-quinone oxidoreductase subunit C, with protein MTKIYYEITSNPSSIKLTDIPVLSYSEFQKTVDELMSVESNHCLNYFAFPLSDKYKFVCCIGDDETKKIIILSHEQPKTKDISLESITAKHFQFHVFEREIYENYGIYFSNHPWLKPIRYPFNRSNLENKISNYPFYSIDSEELHEVGVGPIHAGIIEPGYFRFICNGENVLHLEIHLGFQHRGIEQLFLEKQSVLQQTILAESIAGDTTIAHSIAYSLLAESLANKTISEELSIERTIALELERIAIHIGDTAALCTDVAYQLGQVINEALRTIIINTNQFWCGNRFGKGLIRTCGSHYPLTKEIIEIIKNNLNEVEQRYLQITDRIFTLPSVLARFETIGKVTKKQASMIGAVGIGARSSGLKRDTRWSHPFLQYDKINYEPIVLPKGDVWSRAMLRKMEVLKSVAIIKELLNKYDNEKIIDNPNYDLKFEPYFIAISMVEGWRGEICHTAITDNKGKIIHYKIKDPSLHNWMALALAVRGQEISDFPVCNKSYNLSYCGNDL; from the coding sequence ATGACGAAAATATATTACGAAATAACATCCAATCCATCATCAATCAAACTTACTGATATTCCTGTGTTATCATATTCGGAATTTCAAAAAACTGTTGATGAATTGATGTCAGTTGAATCAAATCATTGCTTGAATTATTTTGCGTTTCCTCTATCCGATAAGTATAAATTTGTTTGTTGCATTGGCGATGATGAAACAAAAAAAATAATAATTCTTTCACATGAACAGCCGAAAACAAAAGATATTTCGCTCGAATCAATAACCGCGAAACATTTTCAGTTTCATGTTTTCGAAAGAGAAATTTATGAAAATTACGGAATTTATTTTTCGAATCATCCTTGGTTAAAGCCAATTCGCTATCCTTTTAATCGTTCAAATTTAGAAAATAAAATAAGCAATTATCCTTTTTATTCTATTGATAGTGAAGAATTGCACGAAGTTGGTGTTGGTCCAATACATGCAGGAATTATAGAACCCGGATATTTTCGATTTATCTGCAACGGCGAAAATGTTTTGCATCTTGAAATTCATCTTGGCTTTCAGCACAGAGGTATTGAACAATTATTTTTAGAAAAACAAAGTGTACTCCAACAAACTATACTTGCAGAAAGCATTGCAGGCGACACAACTATCGCTCATTCTATTGCATATTCATTATTGGCAGAATCATTAGCAAATAAAACAATTTCAGAAGAATTATCTATCGAAAGAACAATTGCACTTGAACTTGAAAGAATTGCTATTCATATTGGCGACACTGCAGCACTTTGTACTGATGTGGCATATCAATTAGGACAGGTTATTAACGAAGCATTAAGAACTATTATTATTAATACAAATCAGTTTTGGTGTGGCAATCGTTTCGGCAAGGGCTTGATACGTACTTGCGGAAGTCATTATCCATTGACAAAAGAAATTATTGAAATTATTAAAAATAATTTGAACGAAGTAGAACAACGATATTTGCAAATAACCGATAGAATTTTCACTTTACCAAGTGTTTTAGCACGTTTTGAAACTATCGGAAAAGTAACAAAAAAACAAGCATCAATGATTGGTGCAGTTGGAATAGGTGCCCGCAGTTCGGGTTTGAAGAGAGATACTCGTTGGTCGCATCCGTTTTTACAATATGATAAAATAAATTACGAACCAATTGTTTTACCCAAAGGTGATGTTTGGTCGAGGGCAATGCTCAGAAAAATGGAAGTTTTAAAATCTGTTGCAATAATAAAAGAATTGCTAAATAAATATGATAACGAAAAAATTATTGATAATCCGAATTACGATTTAAAGTTTGAACCATATTTTATTGCAATATCCATGGTTGAGGGATGGCGTGGTGAAATTTGTCATACTGCAATTACTGATAATAAAGGGAAAATTATTCATTATAAAATAAAAGACCCTTCACTGCATAACTGGATGGCACTCGCACTTGCAGTTAGAGGACAGGAAATTTCGGATTTTCCGGTTTGCAATAAAAGTTATAATTTATCGTATTGCGGAAACGATTTGTAA